A window of Trichocoleus sp. FACHB-46 genomic DNA:
CTCATACAAATTTGGATTTGGACCGCGCTGCCGAATCGCTAGAAATGCCTGAATTTTCTCAAAATTAGCGGGAGGCTCTACCTCATAATCTCCATAGATCTGTCCGCCATAGGCTCCTGCCTGAGGGTGAGTTTGCGCAAATTCATAGGCAGCGGCGAGCCACTCTGCCGTTGGCAAATTGTCATCATCTAAAAAGCCAACTAGTTCACCCTGTGCTTCTCGAATCGCTCGCTGGCGGGCAAAAGCGGCTCCTTGTTCTGGCTCAAAGCAATACTTGAGAGGATAAGGGTGGGACCAGTTGGCTTGATACTGTTGCACCACAGCGGCAGTGCCATCGGTGCTGTTGTTGTCAACGATGATGATTTCCCACCGAATCGATTCAGCAGCAGTCTGCGATCGCAAGCGCTCCAGAATCAGCGGCAGGCGATCGGCACCGTTGTAGGTAGGAATTGCGATCGTTACATCCATAGAGAGATTAGAACTTATGCCCTCTTAGTTTTTCAGGGTTTTCTTCCAGTGGTGGAAGGGACTCAGAAAACTATTGCGGAACAGCTCCATTTCGCAAGTAGCTACCAAATCTTGAGGGATGACCGTTCTATATTTCAGCCAGTGCCGGAGGATTTTACGCATATCGTTCAGGATATAGGCCAGAGCTGCCAATGGACGCTGCCAAGGTTTAACACTGAGCATGCGAGTGTGGTAGCGACTCAGACCAATCCCTCGAAACATGGCGAGCAGATAATCTCGCTCAAAACGCCAGTGAGGGATTTTGTGGTGCATTTCCATGTCTGGGTTATACCAAATTTCCCAACCTGCATTCTGAATATGCAGAAGCAGTTCTAGATCTTCTCCCGGTTCGCTGGCCGCGATCGCTTGCCCCTGAGACTGTCCGACTCTTCCTCTCAAGGTAAAAGTTTGAGGCACATAGCGGCTCCAAACACTTTTACGCACCACTAAGCCTGCTGAAGGAGGCAGCAGCTTTTTGCCAGGATCGTATAGCAATGGCTGAGGACCGCGCTCAGTAATCGCCAAGAAACCAGCAATTCTTCTAAAGTTTTGCGGAGGTGCAGCTTCAAAGTCACCGTGAATTTGACTCGCGTAAGCTCCTGCTCTAGGGTGACTTTGAGCAAAGGCATAAGCTGCTGCCACCCAGTCTAGAGCTGGAATGTTGTCATCATCTAAAAAACCAATCAGCTCGCTTTCGGCTGCTTGCACTGCTCGCTGCCTCGCATAAGCAGAGCCTTGGCGACCTTCAAACAAGTACCGGATGGGGTACTGGTTGGGCCAATCTGCCTGGAAGGTCCGAATGACCTCAGCAGTCTGGTCTGTACTGTTGTTATCAACTATTAGGATTTCCCAGCGAAAATCCTCTGTATTCACCTGCGCTCGCAGGCGCTCTAACAACTCAGGCAAGCGGTGCTCACCGTTGTATGTCGGGATGGCAACCGTAAATTCAGGAGCCAAGGGTTTGGAGACAAGAATAGGGCTTCTACTAGGAAATGTCTGAGAGGAGGACATTGAAGAGTAGGGCATTTGAGTTAAGAGTTTAAGTGAGTAAGGTATTGTTTTGGTCAACCTTGTCATGGCAACAGCCAACAAGGACTTGAAGCACTTAACTGTTGCAATAGGGTCACTGAAGTAGACTCACCGTTGCAAATTGCCTGATTCTTAACTTTAGGTAGACCCCTGATTTGCCGCCGAGTGTCGTATTCCTAATAGCAGCTATTAGTTAAACCAGTCGCTTTAAGAGTTTTGCAACTTTATTCAGTAGCTTTCTAGGTTAAAAGCCGACCACTTAAAATTCCTGTAGTGCTAACAAGAATCTTGCCCAACTCTTAAGTTCAGCAAACAAGTTTTCAACAAATAGTGATCAGGCAATAACTTACCCAGCGATCGCTTTGCTGCGATCTCACTCCCTTAAGGCGGAGTTTCTCCAACTTCTGCCATGACATTAAAATCCAGCATGGGCATAAAGAGGTAAATGCTGCCCCGATTCGCGTAGCGATATGCTTGCAATCGGTTATGTTGCTTCACTATCAAGCTCCCAGCTAGACATCTATCCAGGTAGCTCACTCATCTCTTATGAAATGCGCTCTGCTCTGCTAATCAGAAGGCCACAAATCTTAAGACAAGTAAGCCTCCATATTCTCGCTTTCAGTAACCGCTTCTAAACATCTGGCTTAAGAGAGATTTCGCAGCCAAATTTAAAGCAATGATGAGAGTTTCATCAAGCAGAGGCAAAGTTGAGAGATGATACGGAGGTGCTTAGTGGCCCAATAGCTTGTCGCGCAAGTGTTTGATGCGATCGCGATACTTAGCGGCCTCTTCAAATTCTAATTTTTTCGACGCTTCCTTCATCTGAGCTTCTAGCTGACCGATGAGCTGCGGAATGTTTTCTAGAGGGAGATCACTGGCTTGCTCATAGACTTGATCTAGTTCTTGGGCGTTGAGACGGCGGGATACCTCTAAAAACGACAAAATAGCGTTACTCGATTTTTTGATAATTGGCTGTGGCGTGAGGCCGTGCTTGGTGTTGTACTCCATTTGCACTGCTCGCCGCCGCTCGGTTTCGCTAATGGCCTTGGCCATACTGTCAGTCAGGTTGTCGGCGTAGAGAATGGCCTGACCTCGGA
This region includes:
- the hpsE gene encoding hormogonium polysaccharide biosynthesis glycosyltransferase HpsE, translated to MAPEFTVAIPTYNGEHRLPELLERLRAQVNTEDFRWEILIVDNNSTDQTAEVIRTFQADWPNQYPIRYLFEGRQGSAYARQRAVQAAESELIGFLDDDNIPALDWVAAAYAFAQSHPRAGAYASQIHGDFEAAPPQNFRRIAGFLAITERGPQPLLYDPGKKLLPPSAGLVVRKSVWSRYVPQTFTLRGRVGQSQGQAIAASEPGEDLELLLHIQNAGWEIWYNPDMEMHHKIPHWRFERDYLLAMFRGIGLSRYHTRMLSVKPWQRPLAALAYILNDMRKILRHWLKYRTVIPQDLVATCEMELFRNSFLSPFHHWKKTLKN